ctaagttGCCACTATCCTAGACTTTCAAGGTTTGACTGTGCTCCAACCACGATGACTGAAGTGCACATATCAAAATATGAGATGGAGACATGAAACTGTATGCTGTAGGTCGTCAACTTCTTATGCATTATAATCCTTCCTTGTTAATGTTAAATTAAGCACACACATGCAGTACACTAAGTGTATTCTTCTTCATGCTTTCTGATCTACATGCTTAATTAAAAACTCAAAGGCCAGCTTTAAACCAGGAAAATGTTGTCATAGAAAAACTAAATTGAAGAAAGACTAAGTCTTCACACAGTTAACAAAGCAGCCCAAAGAAACTTCAGACCCATAGGAACCTTGTGACCATcactttcaaagaaaaaaaaatcatcagttTTCAATAAGGTTGCCCAAGCCGGTTGGTCCTTGAGTCTTTGATATCAACAAAAAGGGCCCCGTAGAACATTGCTGGGAATATGCCAGGGAAAAGGTGTCAGTTTGCAAGGACAAGCAAGAGTGCAAAAATAGCAGAGTAGTTAATAATGAAGGGGTATGCACAAGTGATGATGATGCTGATTGATGGAATGATAACATACGCAAATAAATGATGAAAGTTGATCGCTGGGAGATATGTGGCACCTCTATTAGCAGCAGGAAATAATGAAAAGAAAGCGCAAGAAAGCAGAGCAGCAATCAACTCCTGTTGGGAAATAAAACAAACACAACGACCATCAATGTAAACCAGAAATGCAAATTGTAAGGTAGGAGCAGAAGAAAAGAAGTTTCCGTGAATCAAAATGCATAGAGAAAGAAGAGTCAATAAAAAATGGAACAGAATCAACGCGTTCTGGCATTTAATCGGTTAAAGTAGCAACATTTGGTGCTAGACAACTAGTAGGAACAAACGGCCAATAGAAAGAAGCATAAAAAGAAGTCCGTAAAGAGTATAAAAGGAATTTGCTTCTTATTCTTACTTGAGAGAGAAGCACAAGGCCAGGCTGCTGGGAGTCCAACAAGCGGAGGCAAGTTGTATTACTATCAAggggctgctgctgctgctggtgGCGCCGATAATGGGTCTCCAAAAGGGAGGGCAAATTCAAGAGCAAAAGAGCCATCTTGGGCAAAACCTCCTCAAACCACCTCACCGAATCAGCCCTAGgcatcaacttttttttttttttttttggaaagcaaAGTGCAGTGGACACGTCATTACAATACGAATACGAGACAGAATTGatcaaagaaggaaaaaaaaaggaaagacagGAATTGATTGGGAAAGAAAAGTGCATACGTCGTCGAAGAAGAGGGAGTAGCCGTGGAGAGCGGAGGAAGAAAGGGAGGTGGAGGAATAGTTGAGGGAGCTGCGGAGGTCGGAGATGGCAAGGGAGAGGAGTTGACCGGAGCGGACGTTGCTGTGATGGGGACCCAGGGAGAGGGCTTTGAGAGCTTCAACGACGGGCGGGGGCCAGAAGAGAGAGGAGGAACAGAGATGAAGGGGTAAATACGGCAGAATTGACTTCAAGTCATCCTCGGACTCCAGCTCGCCCTCGCCGCCGTGtgagttcttcttcttcttcttctccgtAGAAGTATCATTCtccatttaatttaaattttactaCAACTTCCTTCCATCTTTCAGAAATAGTATTGTGCTTCCCAGACAGACAGACTCCCTCGCTCGAACGGACTTCCCACCAAAATTCttcggaaaaaaaaacaaaaacttccCACCAAAGCCTATTAGTATATTACTCATATGGCTTTTCACTTTGCCCACACGGCAAAAGGAAGAAAGGTTTTTGGTCAATTATCATCCATTAATTACCGACCAATATAAGTAAGTAGTAgtgacttcttcttcttcttcttttcaatttatttgttttgtttgttcttttttttttttttttttgtcgacgcAGGGGTGCCCGGATCAATtcttacggggcccgactaatcccctgcgatCCGGATCCGGCGCCCCAACCCGGCCCGAATACGTTAAGTGCGCGGAGGAATCCAGCGAAGCggagactcgaacttgtgaccaATATCTTATTCTTACCAATAATTGTAAGTGTATCTTTAATACAGACACACCAATCtatgaataaataaaaacagacatttttttttcttctttaaaactaataaaaagtAACTAACATATTCCTAATTCAAAAGAATCCTCGTTATGGTGGCACACTGCTGTTTGGATTGCTAATTTTAGCAGTTTTTGTAGAAATATGTAATGTAGCGAGTTgttgtatgtaagataaaaaggtgattgagaaaTGCATTCACAGAAAacgtaaaaaaattttttgaaactaacaatccaaacaagtaGACAAATCTTGTAATCATCTATCCCTTTTTTTCTCTATGTATGTGCAGCGACATTTCAACCTTGCAGTTGTTGTATATTGAATCAATCTTAtggagatatatatatataaatatatatatactccgATCAGGGGAAGGGATACATATGTACACACACACTCCGACCAGGGGAAGGGGAAGGCATGCTATTGCTGGCATTGCAATTGACTAAAAAGCAGCTGGTATCAATaatcatacatacatacataaatCACAATGCTTAACTTCACTCCCACTTCATTCTTAATCGCCAACCTAAGCAAACCCCCAACAGCTCCTCTCTGACGCTGGGGTTCCAATGACCATATGCCCCTCCCTTCCCCATCTTCAAACCTTCTTCGATTCACACTATCATATCCCTATCATAATGCAGATGGACAGATACACTTGAGGAATACAAGCATttgataatttttcttttcaagtatTAAGCAGTGGGAGATTGATTTCGAAACGAAGACTTTCACTTACACTCTTTCTCTCGTGCCACTCAACAGATCTCTCCCCCACCCCATGCAATTACTACTTTATCTTATGTTGCCTTATTACTGATATTTgggggaagggggaggggggTGTTGGAGTTGGTCGCATTTGGCATGGTTAAGGTTCGTTCACCTTTCTAATGTACCCAACCCATGAAACACATGCAATAATATACCATAATACTCAgacaaggaaagaaagatacGCCAAAAGAATCAAAGTTAACACTACAACTCAAGCTACTAGTAAGCAACAACAATCCatttgtgaaaaaaagaaagttatGTAGTACTTGCTTACTACTAGCTACAATCAACCAGCCAGAAGAATATATTTGCTTTGTCTTTTTGCAACACTTTACGCCAATGAAATAGTAGTGTAAATTGTGAGGAGACCAGCTTCATTCACATTATTATCATTTCCTACTTCCTCTTAGCCAGGCACTATAGGCCAGTCAGTGAAGGAATAtaccgcccccccccccccccaacaaacaACACTTGGAGTATCCATGAGGAGGAAGAAACCTAAACATTCCATTCCACCCTTCCCTCTCAAGTTCCTCTCGCTACCACCATTTACAGAAAACCATGCAGGCGCAGCACATATAAGGGAATCAAGGGTCATTCATTGGCCGAACCAACCAAATTAAAACTTTGCCCGTTAATTGCAGTACCCTCTCATTGATTACTCTTGTCATGTCCCTTCATGTTTCTTCCCATCTCAACATTGTGCAGCTTCCTCATAATTATAACTATGCCAAGCCTGCGTTGAAGCTTACTGTCCCTGCCGCTCGTCCTCCTCCTCCGAGCCTGGCAGTTAAAAATGCGCAGCAAAATCCTGAACATGCAGCTGCTCTGTTCCCTCCTGCAAACCAGGTCTTGGTTCATCAAACTATTCTCCCTCAACCCTTTCTTATTCTATTTTCTGTCAAGATCGTTTGCTTAATTTGCTCTACATGAGTTTCTTGGCATGCATATCTTAGAGCATTACATTCTTGATTATTCTGCTACCTgatgatcaaaatttttgtGGAAGGTTTTTCTTTCTCAATGTCATGAGATTGAAGCATTTGTAATGTCCAGCAGAGTGTTGCAGCCATTGTTTTTGGAGATGGATCGCCCTCCAGGCTGTATCCTCTGACAAAACGAAGATCAGAAGGCGCCATTCCTATAGCAGGGAATTACAGACTGATTGATGCAGTTGTCAGCAACTGCATCAACAGTAACATTTCCAAGATATACGCTCTTACCCAATTTAACTCTACTTCTCTGAATTCCCACCTTTCCAGAGCTTACTCTGGAGCATCTCTGGGGAAGGAGGGCTTTGTGGAAGTAATTGCAGCATGTCAGACTCCTGAAGCAATGGGCTGGTTCAAGGTGAAGCACTTGACACTGCGGATAACCAATTCTTTTCTTATTACTTGGTAATTCTTCATGTTACTAGACACCCTCTTCACTGATCATTTGCTTGCATCTGTGTGTTCCTGCTTCTGACTTGATTCTAGGGACCTGCTGATGCTATAAGGAGGAGCTTATCAGTGCTTGAAGAGTATCCAGTTCTGGAGTTTCTGATCCTTCCAGGACACCATCTCTATAAGATGAATTACCAGAAACTTGTAGAGGCTCATCGGAACAACTCAGCTGACATAACTATAGCAGTTCATGGTAGCAGGAGATATGATAATCCAGGATTTGGCATTTTCACAGTGAACTCCAAAAACCAAGTTACTGGATTTCTCCGGGAGCCGGGGATGAATCCTGAATCGGTATGTTTCCTACATTGCTCAATTGTGTAAATAGGTTTTTCTTCCCTCTGAAGACATTATCATTTTCTGACAAACTGAAAGTTCTTCTATCTTTTGGAGTATTTAGAATCAAATTATCTTTGATGCTTTCGTTTTGAAGGAGGCCAGCTGCACTTGTTAATTTTCAGGCACAGCATTCAGCGACATTCACTGATATCCCCACCCAGTACAATATTTATCCTGGCATGGGGATTTATGTGATTAACAGAGATGTGATGATAAACCTTGTCACAGAACATTTTCCAACCGCGAATGATTTAACGGGCGAAATAATGCCTGGGGCAATATCCTTGGGGATGAAGGTCTGTCTAGCTGATTCTAAGTTCTAACATGCTTTCATTCTAAAACCTTACCTGCATCACACTTTTGCATTTCTATCTTCTAACTAAGGGTGAAGTTTCTTTGTTAATGCAATAATGACTAGATTCACGCATACAAGTTTGAAGGGTATTGGGAGGATATGACAAGCATTGAAGCATTCTATCATGCAAATATGGAAAGCACAAAGAATGCAAGCACTGCTGCACATAAGTCAGTAACTTGGAATCCATCAATACCAGGAGCTTAACAAATgctgaaacatcaaatatacacaAAAATGACTTACTAGTTAAAAATGTTTGTGCTGACAGCAGCTTTTACGACAGAGACAATCCACTTTATACTCTACCTCGACATTTGCCTCCAACTCTGATAACTGATGCTGTCATTGCCGACTCTGTGGTCGGAGATGGCTGCGTGCTAAGCGTAAGAAACTATAAACTTAGTAGTTATCAAAACAAAAACCAAATGCAGTACCGGCATAAGTCACCACATTTCGCATCTTTTACTTTCAGAATAGTGCAGACTGCACAGTTTGTGCAATATAATGAGCTCTTATGATTTCTTCTGAGCAGAGGTGCAAGATCAAAGGCACGGTGGTTGGCATGAGAACAAGGGTCGGAGAGGGGGCAACCATTGAGGATTCAATAATAATGGGTTCTGATACATATCCAGTAAGTAGAATACTTACTCACTTTCACCTGTATTTGTGTCTGTCAGAATAAACAAACTACATTTGCAGGGAAGTATTGTTCAAGGGGTTAACGCAAATCATGGTGTCAGCAACATTCCTATTGGGATTGGGGAAGGTGCAGTCATTAAAAAAGCTATTGTCGACAAGAATGCAAGGATTGGCAAAAATGTTTTGGTACTCTTTCTAATCAATCATTACACACTACTATTATTTGTGAAGCAATTCTGCAATACCAGGACTTGCGTACCAGCTGCACTGATTCATGTTTTTTTCGACTCAAAAGAGTTGCTAATGCCAGTCATTTACTTCTCCTATATAATGCTGCAGATCATAAATAAGGACAATGTGCAGGAGGGAGACAAGGAAGCAAATGGCTACGTGATTAGAAAAGGCATAATCATCATCATAGAGAGGGCAATTATCTCAGATGGAACCATTCTGTGAAAAATTTCAACATCTTGTCCTCTCCACTTCCTCCCAAGGAAAAAAAGACCTCACAGGCTTCTTCCTTCAATATTATGTTGGCATTTACAATGACTAAATAGCTTCCCTTGGGAACCTCAAATGCATAGTGGTGAGCTCCTCTTAAGAAAAAAACATAAATAGAGGACAAATCCATTTTAACAACCTCAAACGACAAGCGTATTCCTAATAATGGAGTAGTTCCCAAAAGGATGTGTACAAATTCACTCCTCATGAAACATTTGAATTTGGGAACCTAGCAAGTACAGTAATAAATTAAAGCCCAGCATCAATAGGTAAATACTAATGGAATGGACTTTTAAATCCACAGAAAAGAATACAAGAATCATAGCTGAAACAATGCCAGAGCACAAATCAACAGTCTCCCCAGTCACCAAATAAAATCTTTCGCAATCAATCATTTAGCCTCAAGTTTTCAGCATTTTTGCCGACTCGGTTCCCAATCCAAAAGTATACAGCTGCATAACAGGCACGACGCTTTATCAGGAGTTTAACCCATCATTTTTTTGGTGTAACTGATCAAAATGATGCTATAACATCAAGTAATTATATACACAAGCTGGGTACAATCCAACACAGCTGCATAAAGCAATTTATGACCTGAAAGCTATGCTGCTACAAAAAGCTTATCAGCCTTGACTGATGTGCTAGCGTATCGCAACCACTGATTCAGGAACTTCTGTTAAATAGAACTGATGCATTAATTACACATAATATATCATGCCAACTTCAATAAGGCTAATGTGAGGAATGTTTAGAGCCACAGCAGGACCCCTGCAATTCTTGCGAAGGAAGGAGTATCCAATATCAATTACAAGCTTTTTCAAATACGA
This Coffea arabica cultivar ET-39 chromosome 3e, Coffea Arabica ET-39 HiFi, whole genome shotgun sequence DNA region includes the following protein-coding sequences:
- the LOC140038594 gene encoding inactive glucose-1-phosphate adenylyltransferase small subunit 2, chloroplastic-like — protein: MSLHVSSHLNIVQLPHNYNYAKPALKLTVPAARPPPPSLAVKNAQQNPEHAAALFPPANQSICNVQQSVAAIVFGDGSPSRLYPLTKRRSEGAIPIAGNYRLIDAVVSNCINSNISKIYALTQFNSTSLNSHLSRAYSGASLGKEGFVEVIAACQTPEAMGWFKGPADAIRRSLSVLEEYPVLEFLILPGHHLYKMNYQKLVEAHRNNSADITIAVHGSRRYDNPGFGIFTVNSKNQVTGFLREPGMNPESAQHSATFTDIPTQYNIYPGMGIYVINRDVMINLVTEHFPTANDLTGEIMPGAISLGMKIHAYKFEGYWEDMTSIEAFYHANMESTKNASTAAHNSFYDRDNPLYTLPRHLPPTLITDAVIADSVVGDGCVLSRCKIKGTVVGMRTRVGEGATIEDSIIMGSDTYPGSIVQGVNANHGVSNIPIGIGEGAVIKKAIVDKNARIGKNVLIINKDNVQEGDKEANGYVIRKGIIIIIERAIISDGTIL